In Phaseolus vulgaris cultivar G19833 chromosome 10, P. vulgaris v2.0, whole genome shotgun sequence, a single genomic region encodes these proteins:
- the LOC137818826 gene encoding CASP-like protein 4B1 yields MEDHKEKITVSDPTQMKIDVQPEPFEQNVDVHAPGTSGASTGFLRQWKKKDMLIRGSLGLRGIALFLSLISFMLMASNKHGDWKEFDKYQEYRYLLAVAILSSLYSGVQVFRQLHELSTGKNTIQQRTAGLIDFVGDQVVAYLLLSSTSSAIPITDRIRESVDNNMFTDSSAAAIAFSFFAFGCLALSAVISGYNLSTQTYI; encoded by the exons ATGGAAGACCACAAAGAGAAGATAACAGTTTCCGACCCCACACAAATGAAAATTGATGTGCAGCCAGAGCCGTTTGAGCAGAATGTGGACGTCCACGCGCCGGGAACTAGTGGCGCCTCCACCGGCTTCCTACGGCAGTGGAAGAAGAAAGATATGCTAATAAGAGGCTCATTGGGGCTAAGAGGAATTGCTCTATTTTTGTCTTTGATTTCCTTCATGCTTATGGCTAGTAACAAGCATGGTGATTGGAAAGAATTTGACAAGTACCAAGAATACAG ATACTTGCTGGCTGTGGCAATTCTATCTAGTTTGTACAGTGGAGTTCAAGTGTTTCGTCAACTCCATGAACTTTCCACTGGCAAAAACACGATTCAGCAAAGAACTGCTGGGTTGATTGATTTTGTTGGAGATCAG GTTGTAGCATATCTCTTGCTGTCATCAACATCTTCAGCTATTCCAATAACAGATAGAATAAGGGAAAGTGTAGACAATAATATGTTTACGGACTCTTCAGCTGCAGCAATTGCCTTCTCCTTTTTTGCCTTCGGTTGTCTAGCACTATCAGCTGTCATATCAGGATACAATTTGTCTACCCAAACTTATATATGA